A single region of the Hippoglossus hippoglossus isolate fHipHip1 chromosome 17, fHipHip1.pri, whole genome shotgun sequence genome encodes:
- the eif4g1a gene encoding eukaryotic translation initiation factor 4 gamma 1a isoform X16: MNKPPQPITGPTSVPNPSPSPGLTQAAYGPGQPPSLVFATPPPPQMNSAPQTRQFAAGPRTLHQQGGYRALQTYYPNRPAMATSAPRVQTSSGPRPVGPTHVYPPSSQMMMISQQQLSFAGSPQGYFIPPPGQYRAPYMPPTQQYPVTSGTAGFYPGTSPAEYTTYEPSLAARERRGGGGRGGGRENGRLSLHGAPLTSQRYPAGAYYPAQPQYSPSVQPTPVMINPTQQQQQAPPPQQPPAQAQGPLKRERKPIRIRDPNQGGRDITEEIMSGGRSTTTPTPPQASIADLSPPQTNGEVVQPVTTVTRQDDNMEPAVSAETPPPPATADTEPVLEAKQEMDSQMSVCAEPDAQSVAPTAATEDPSPLIKDEQSPSSLPPVVASTTTTTPAEAVNKDVTKVSDTVDAPVSPSASIAAQEAPVKLEEPQATPAPPEKAPEKEEKITEEVKKVEKEEQVASSKLEPVVEDAAIVTPVKVAKEEAVTKASTEMSQPPPSVQEHAAPQTQSAALISAPESEPKPEPKPEPKPEPETTPAETAEPLLSNGLPQNVEELSEDVALSDTTSLDKPDASQSQESTPVAKMAAPTQEEEEEEKKVEEEEKVEEEEKVEEEKEKIEDVPPAPISCPTEESTMQAATSLPKKRRNMKELNKKPMGDLLDAFTDEQEPKPVSEPLPTPADPVPVAPAEPPAEPPAEVVDETWEEKEDKQNAVPDRPKATPETTEQKYQYKEEQWKPINPEEKKQYDRDFLLGFQFSSASMNKPEGLPTISDVVLDKVNKTPLRPADPARLINVGPDFTPSYLGNLGSRSVGGPRGPPPGPRRSQQGQRKEPRKINISSMSFNDDVQLNKAEKAWKPSVKKSTRSRCAEETEEDDTEQGKTRELFKRLRSILNKLTPQKFQELMKQVTDLAIDTEERLKGAIDLIFEKAISEPNFSVAYANMCRCLMGLKVPTSDKPGVFANFRKLLLNRCQKEFEKDQDDDEIFEKKQKELEASKDDEERERLRVALNDARDQARRRSLGNIKFIGELFKLKMLTEAIMHDCVVKLLKNHDQESLECLCRLFSTIGKDLDFEKAKPRMDQYFTQMDKIIKEKKTSSRIRFMLQDVVDLRKCNWVPRRGEQGPKTIDQIHKEAEMEEHREHIKVQQLISKGGGGGRMGGGMGGRGSHTPGGGRNNQPQDEGWNTVPISKNRPIDTTRLSKITKPGSLDFNNQLLAPGGKSIAGSWGKGSSGGTGAKPASGEQESGRPATSTNRFSALQSGSSLSTSDSDRRVPQRSSSSRERGGDRGDQKDRFDRFDRNEGREGRDDRSSSNQITKRSFSRESQDRGGRAGDSRTPTDPVRRVASMTDDRDRGSRDRGSRDQGSRDRGSGDRGSRDQGSRDRGSRDRGSRDQGSRDRGSRDRVPSKDLTAKRESAPTPPPSLPKPTLTEEELEKKANAIVEEYLHINDLKEALQCVAELNSASLLYVFVRNGVESTLERSTIARERMGHLLHQLIKAGTLPTPQCYKGLEEILEAAEDMAIDIPHIWLYLAELITPLLHEGGIPMGQLFREISKPLLPLGKAAVLLVQILKLLCDGMTPKKVGAMWTEDGLSWSDFLPKDEDVNKFVTEQKVDFTTGEMTESVEEDEKKTLSGEELSKQLDRLLEEKADDQRVGDWVEANLDEAQATSNQFVRALMTAVCQSAIICDNPYRVDPSQIKLRASLLQKYLCDEQKELQALCALQALMVHMEQPANLLRMFFDALYDEDVIKEEAFYKWESSKDPAEQTGKGVALKSVTAFFTWLREAEEEESDKE, from the exons GGTGGATACAGAGCATTACAG ACATACTATCCAAACCGGCCAGCCATGGCCACCAGTGCTCCAAGAGTACAGACAAGTAGTGGCCCCAGACCTGTTGGACCTACCCATGTCTACCCGCCCAGCTcccagatgatgatgatttccCAGCAGCAGCTGTCTTTCGCTGGATCCCCTCAGGGCTACTTCATCCCCCCTCCTGGACAG TACCGGGCCCCATACATGCCTCCAACTCAGCAGTATCCTGTGACCAGCGGTACAGCTGGCTTCTATCCGGGAACCAGCCCGGCTGAATACACCACTTATG AGCCCTCTCTTGCTGCGAGGGAGAGGCGGGGTGGTGGGGGGAGAGGGGGCGGGCGAGAGAACggccgtctctctctccacgGTGCTCCTCTCACCTCCCAGCGCTACCCCG CAGGAGCATATTATCCGGCTCAGCCACAGTACTCTCCATCTGTCCAGCCCACACCGGTCATGATCAACCCCACCCAGCAACAGCAACAAGCCCCGCCTCCTCAGCAACCACCGGCACAGGCACAAGGCCCACTAAAGAGGGAACGCAAACCG ATAAGAATACGAGACCCCAACCAGGGCGGGCGTGATATCACAGAGGAGATAATGTCAGGTGGAAGGTCCACCACCACACCGACTCCCCCACAG GCCTCCATAGCAGATTTAAGTCCTCCACAGACCAATGGTGAAGTTGTACAGCCTGTCACTACAGTGACGAGACAAG ATGATAACATGGAGCCTGCTGTTAGCGCTGAaacccctccacctcctgccaCAGCAGATACAGAGCCTGTGCTGGAGGCCAAACAGGAAATGGACAGCCAGATGTCGGTGTGTGCTGAACCAGATGCACAATCTGTAGCCCCCACAGCTGCTACTGAGGATCCATCCCCATTGATAAAGGACGAGCagtctccctcttccctccctcctgtaGTAGCatctactacaactactactcCTGCTGAGGCAGTAAATAAAGACGTTACTAAAGTCAGTGACACAGTAGATGCTCCTGTCAGCCCTTCGGCATCAATAGCAGCACAAGAGGCACCTGTCAAACTAGAGGAACCACAGGCTACCCCAGCTCCACCTGAGAAGGCAccagaaaaggaagaaaagataacagaggaagtgaagaaagttgaaaaagaggagcaggTGGCTAGTTCCAAGTTGGAGCCTGTAGTTGAAGATGCAGCGATAGTTACCCCTGTTAAAGTGGCAAAAGAAGAAGCCGTGACAAAAGCGTCAACTGAAATGTCTCAGCCTCCACCCTCTGTACAGGAACATGCTGCTCCACAGACCCAGAGCGCTGCCCTCATCTCTGCACCTGAATCTGAACCCAAACCTGAACCCAAACCTGAACCCAAACCTGAACCTGAAACTACTCCGGCTGAAACAGCAGAGCCTCTCCTCTCCAACGGTCTTCCTCAGAACGTTGAGGAACTGTCTGAGGATGTTGCGCTTTCAGACACTACATCCCTTGACAAGCCCGATGCCTCTCAATCTCAGGAATCCACACCTGTAGCTAAAATGGCAGCACCaacccaggaggaggaggaggaggagaagaaggtggaagaggaggagaaggtggaagaggaggagaaggtggaagaggagaaggagaaaattGAGGATGTCCCTCCTGCCCCTATCAGCTGCCCTACAGAGGAATCTACTATGCAAG CTGCTACGTCTCTGccaaagaagaggaggaacatgaAGGAGCTCAACAAAAAGCCCATGGGAGACCTCCTGGATGCATTCACAGAT gagcaggagcccAAGCCTGTTTCTGAACCTTTGCCCACTCCGGCCGACCCTGTCCCTGTTGCTCCAGCTGAACCTCCTGCTGAACCTCCTGCTGAGGTCGTAGATGAGACttgggaagagaaagaggacaaacagAATGCAGTACCTGACAGGCCCAAAGCCACGCCGGAGACAACTGAGCAGAAATACCAGTACAAAGAAG AACAATGGAAGCCGATAAACCCAGAAGAGAAGAAGCAGTATGACAGGGATTTCCTCCTGGGATTCCAGTTCAGCAGCGCCAGTATGAACAAACCTGAGGGTCTGCCCACCATCAGTGATGTGGTCCTGGACAAG GTGAACAAGACTCCTCTGCGACCTGCTGACCCAGCTCGACTAATTAACGTTGGTCCTGATTTTACTCCCTCATATTTGGGGAATCTTGGGAGCAGATCAGTGGGAGGACCACGAGGCCCA CCTCCTGGGCCACGTCGCTCCCAGCAGGGTCAGCGTAAAGAACCTAGGAAAATCAACATCAGCAGCATGTCCTTCAATGATGACGTGCAACTCAACAAGGCTGAGAAGGCCTGGAAGCCATCAGTGAAGAAGTCCACTCGAAGCCGCTGTGCCGAGGAAACCGAAGAAGATGACACTGAACAGGGCAAGACTCGGGAGCTGTTCAAGCGTCTGCGCAGTATCCTCAACAAGTTGACTCCTCAGAAGTTTCAGGAGCTGATGAAGCAGGTGACGGATCTGGCGATAGACACGGAGGAGAGGCTGAAGGGAGCCATTGACCTCATCTTTGAGAAGGCCATCTCAGAGCCCAACTTCTCTGTGGCCTACGCCAATATGTGCCGCTGCCTTATGGGA TTGAAAGTCCCCACTTCGGACAAGCCAGGAGTTTTTGCCAACTTCCGTAAACTGCTGCTTAACCGCTGTCAGAAAGAGTTTGAGAAGGAccaggatgatgatgagatctttgagaagaagcagaaagagtTGGAGGCTTCCAAAGAT GATGAAGAGCGTGAGCGCTTGAGAGTGGCGCTGAATGATGCCAGAGACCAGGCCCGCCGGCGCTCACTGGGAAACATTAAGTTCATAGGCGAGCTCTTCAAGCTGAAGATGCTGACTGAGGCCATCATGCATGACTGTGTAGTGAAACTACTAAAGAATCACGACCAAGAGTCTCTGGAGTGTCTCTGCAGGCTGTTCTCCACTATTGGAAAAGATCTGGACTTTGAAAAGGCCAAG CCTCGTATGGATCAGTATTTTACCCAGATGGACAAGATcatcaaagagaaaaagacttCATCCAGAATCCGCTTCATGCTGCAAGACGTCGTGGACCTCAGAAAG TGCAACTGGGTGCCTCGCAGAGGAGAACAGGGTCCTAAAACAATTGACCAAATTCACAaggaggcagagatggaggagcacAGGGAGCACATCAAAGTGCAGCAGCTCATATCCAAGGGAG gtggtggaggcagGATGGGAGGGGGCATGGGGGGCCGAGGGTCTCACACACCAGGAGGTGGCCGGAATAACCAGCCTCAGGATGAGGGATGGAACACGGTGCCCATCTCCAAGAACAGACCTATCGACACCACCCGCCTTAGCAAGATCACCAAG CCCGGTTCTCTGGACTTCAACAATCAACTGTTGGCTCCAGGAGGCAAAAGCATTGCAGGCAGCTGGGGCAAAGGCAGCAGTGGAGGAACTGGAGCTAAACCAGCCAGTGGAGAGCAAG AGTCTGGTCGTCCAGCTACCAGCACCAACCGATTTTCTGCCCTGCAGTCTGGTTCTTCGTTGTCTACATCCGACTCCGATCGCAGAGTTCCTCAGAG GTCAAGCTCCAGTCGTGAGCGCGGTGGAGACAGGGGCGACCAGAAGGATCGCTTTGACCGATTTGATCGCAATGAGGGACGGGAAGGTCGTGACGACAGGAGCAGCAGTAACCAAATCACAAAGAGAAGCTTCAGCAGAGAGTCGCAGGACCGCGGAGGGAGGGCTGGAGACAGCCGGACCCCGACTGATCCCGTGCGTCGCGTCGCCAGCATGACTGATGACAGGGACAGAGGAAGTCGGGACAGGGGAAGCAGAGACCAAGGAAGCAGAGACCGAGGAAGTGGGGACAGGGGAAGCAGAGACCAAGGAAGCAGAGACCGAGGAAGTCGGGACAGGGGAAGCAGAGACCAAGGAAGCAGAGACCGAGGAAGTCGGGACAGGGTTCCAAGCAAAGATCTCACAG CTAAGCGTGAGAGCgcccccactcctcctccttctctccctaAACCTACTTTGactgaggaggagctggagaagaaggCCAATGCCATCGTTGAAGAATACCTCCACATTAATGACTTGAAG GAGGCGCTGCAGTGTGTGGCAGAGCTCAACAGTGCCTCGCTGCTGTACGTGTTTGTGCGGAACGGCGTGGAGTCAACGCTGGAGCGCAGCACAATCGCTAGAGAGCGCATGGGCCACTTGCTGCACCAACTTATAAAGGCAGGGACATTGCCCACACCGCAGTGCTACAAAGG GCTAGAAGAGATCCTGGAGGCAGCCGAAGACATGGCCATAGATATACCTCACATATGGCTCTACCTGGCTGAACTCATTACCCCCCTGCTCCATGAGGGAGGCATCCCTATGGGACAGCTCTTCAG GGAGATCTCAaagcctctcctccctctgggGAAGGCCGCTGTGCTGCTGGTTCAGATCCTTAAGCTGCTCTGCGACGGAATG ACCCCTAAGAAGGTCGGGGCCATGTGGACAGAGGACGGGCTGAGCTGGAGTGACTTCTTGCCCAAGGACGAGGACGTCAACAAGTTTGTCACTGAACAG AAGGTGGATTTCACCACAGGAGAAATGACGGAGTCAGTGgaagaggatgaaaagaaaaccctgAGTGGAGAAGAGCTCAGTAAACAGCTGGACAGACTCCTCGAGGAAAAGGCTGACGACCAGCGCGTCGGAGACTGGGTAGAG gCCAACTTGGACGAGGCGCAGGCGACTTCTAACCAGTTCGTACGAGCATTGATGACCGCAGTGTGCCAGTCCGCCATCATAT GTGACAACCCGTACAGGGTGGATCCAAGTCAGATCAAGCTGAGAGCCAGTCTTCTGCAGAAATACCTGTGTGACGAGCAGAAAGAGCTGCAGGCCCTTTGCGCCCTCCAGGCTCTGATGGTGCACATGGAGCAGCCTGCGA
- the eif4g1a gene encoding eukaryotic translation initiation factor 4 gamma 1a isoform X1, with the protein MNKPPQPITGPTSVPNPSPSPGLTQAAYGPGQPPSLVFATPPPPQMNSAPQTRQFAAGPRTLHQQGGYRALQTYYPNRPAMATSAPRVQTSSGPRPVGPTHVYPPSSQMMMISQQQLSFAGSPQGYFIPPPGQYRAPYMPPTQQYPVTSGTAGFYPGTSPAEYTTYEPSLAARERRGGGGRGGGRENGRLSLHGAPLTSQRYPAGAYYPAQPQYSPSVQPTPVMINPTQQQQQAPPPQQPPAQAQGPLKRERKPVIRIRDPNQGGRDITEEIMSGGRSTTTPTPPQASIADLSPPQTNGEVVQPVTTVTRQDDNMEPAVSAETPPPPATADTEPVLEAKQEMDSQMSVCAEPDAQSVAPTAATEDPSPLIKDEQSPSSLPPVVASTTTTTPAEAVNKDVTKVSDTVDAPVSPSASIAAQEAPVKLEEPQATPAPPEKAPEKEEKITEEVKKVEKEEQVASSKLEPVVEDAAIVTPVKVAKEEAVTKASTEMSQPPPSVQEHAAPQTQSAALISAPESEPKPEPKPEPKPEPETTPAETAEPLLSNGLPQNVEELSEDVALSDTTSLDKPDASQSQESTPVAKMAAPTQEEEEEEKKVEEEEKVEEEEKVEEEKEKIEDVPPAPISCPTEESTMQAATSLPKKRRNMKELNKKPMGDLLDAFTDEQEPKPVSEPLPTPADPVPVAPAEPPAEPPAEVVDETWEEKEDKQNAVPDRPKATPETTEQKYQYKEEQWKPINPEEKKQYDRDFLLGFQFSSASMNKPEGLPTISDVVLDKVNKTPLRPADPARLINVGPDFTPSYLGNLGSRSVGGPRGPPPGPRRSQQGQRKEPRKINISSMSFNDDVQLNKAEKAWKPSVKKSTRSRCAEETEEDDTEQGKTRELFKRLRSILNKLTPQKFQELMKQVTDLAIDTEERLKGAIDLIFEKAISEPNFSVAYANMCRCLMGLKVPTSDKPGVFANFRKLLLNRCQKEFEKDQDDDEIFEKKQKELEASKDDEERERLRVALNDARDQARRRSLGNIKFIGELFKLKMLTEAIMHDCVVKLLKNHDQESLECLCRLFSTIGKDLDFEKAKPRMDQYFTQMDKIIKEKKTSSRIRFMLQDVVDLRKCNWVPRRGEQGPKTIDQIHKEAEMEEHREHIKVQQLISKGGGGGGGGGGGGGGGGGRMGGGMGGRGSHTPGGGRNNQPQDEGWNTVPISKNRPIDTTRLSKITKPGSLDFNNQLLAPGGKSIAGSWGKGSSGGTGAKPASGEQESGRPATSTNRFSALQSGSSLSTSDSDRRVPQRSSSSRERGGDRGDQKDRFDRFDRNEGREGRDDRSSSNQITKRSFSRESQDRGGRAGDSRTPTDPVRRVASMTDDRDRGSRDRGSRDQGSRDRGSGDRGSRDQGSRDRGSRDRGSRDQGSRDRGSRDRVPSKDLTAKRESAPTPPPSLPKPTLTEEELEKKANAIVEEYLHINDLKEALQCVAELNSASLLYVFVRNGVESTLERSTIARERMGHLLHQLIKAGTLPTPQCYKGLEEILEAAEDMAIDIPHIWLYLAELITPLLHEGGIPMGQLFREISKPLLPLGKAAVLLVQILKLLCDGMTPKKVGAMWTEDGLSWSDFLPKDEDVNKFVTEQKVDFTTGEMTESVEEDEKKTLSGEELSKQLDRLLEEKADDQRVGDWVEANLDEAQATSNQFVRALMTAVCQSAIICDNPYRVDPSQIKLRASLLQKYLCDEQKELQALCALQALMVHMEQPANLLRMFFDALYDEDVIKEEAFYKWESSKDPAEQTGKGVALKSVTAFFTWLREAEEEESDKE; encoded by the exons GGTGGATACAGAGCATTACAG ACATACTATCCAAACCGGCCAGCCATGGCCACCAGTGCTCCAAGAGTACAGACAAGTAGTGGCCCCAGACCTGTTGGACCTACCCATGTCTACCCGCCCAGCTcccagatgatgatgatttccCAGCAGCAGCTGTCTTTCGCTGGATCCCCTCAGGGCTACTTCATCCCCCCTCCTGGACAG TACCGGGCCCCATACATGCCTCCAACTCAGCAGTATCCTGTGACCAGCGGTACAGCTGGCTTCTATCCGGGAACCAGCCCGGCTGAATACACCACTTATG AGCCCTCTCTTGCTGCGAGGGAGAGGCGGGGTGGTGGGGGGAGAGGGGGCGGGCGAGAGAACggccgtctctctctccacgGTGCTCCTCTCACCTCCCAGCGCTACCCCG CAGGAGCATATTATCCGGCTCAGCCACAGTACTCTCCATCTGTCCAGCCCACACCGGTCATGATCAACCCCACCCAGCAACAGCAACAAGCCCCGCCTCCTCAGCAACCACCGGCACAGGCACAAGGCCCACTAAAGAGGGAACGCAAACCGGTA ATAAGAATACGAGACCCCAACCAGGGCGGGCGTGATATCACAGAGGAGATAATGTCAGGTGGAAGGTCCACCACCACACCGACTCCCCCACAG GCCTCCATAGCAGATTTAAGTCCTCCACAGACCAATGGTGAAGTTGTACAGCCTGTCACTACAGTGACGAGACAAG ATGATAACATGGAGCCTGCTGTTAGCGCTGAaacccctccacctcctgccaCAGCAGATACAGAGCCTGTGCTGGAGGCCAAACAGGAAATGGACAGCCAGATGTCGGTGTGTGCTGAACCAGATGCACAATCTGTAGCCCCCACAGCTGCTACTGAGGATCCATCCCCATTGATAAAGGACGAGCagtctccctcttccctccctcctgtaGTAGCatctactacaactactactcCTGCTGAGGCAGTAAATAAAGACGTTACTAAAGTCAGTGACACAGTAGATGCTCCTGTCAGCCCTTCGGCATCAATAGCAGCACAAGAGGCACCTGTCAAACTAGAGGAACCACAGGCTACCCCAGCTCCACCTGAGAAGGCAccagaaaaggaagaaaagataacagaggaagtgaagaaagttgaaaaagaggagcaggTGGCTAGTTCCAAGTTGGAGCCTGTAGTTGAAGATGCAGCGATAGTTACCCCTGTTAAAGTGGCAAAAGAAGAAGCCGTGACAAAAGCGTCAACTGAAATGTCTCAGCCTCCACCCTCTGTACAGGAACATGCTGCTCCACAGACCCAGAGCGCTGCCCTCATCTCTGCACCTGAATCTGAACCCAAACCTGAACCCAAACCTGAACCCAAACCTGAACCTGAAACTACTCCGGCTGAAACAGCAGAGCCTCTCCTCTCCAACGGTCTTCCTCAGAACGTTGAGGAACTGTCTGAGGATGTTGCGCTTTCAGACACTACATCCCTTGACAAGCCCGATGCCTCTCAATCTCAGGAATCCACACCTGTAGCTAAAATGGCAGCACCaacccaggaggaggaggaggaggagaagaaggtggaagaggaggagaaggtggaagaggaggagaaggtggaagaggagaaggagaaaattGAGGATGTCCCTCCTGCCCCTATCAGCTGCCCTACAGAGGAATCTACTATGCAAG CTGCTACGTCTCTGccaaagaagaggaggaacatgaAGGAGCTCAACAAAAAGCCCATGGGAGACCTCCTGGATGCATTCACAGAT gagcaggagcccAAGCCTGTTTCTGAACCTTTGCCCACTCCGGCCGACCCTGTCCCTGTTGCTCCAGCTGAACCTCCTGCTGAACCTCCTGCTGAGGTCGTAGATGAGACttgggaagagaaagaggacaaacagAATGCAGTACCTGACAGGCCCAAAGCCACGCCGGAGACAACTGAGCAGAAATACCAGTACAAAGAAG AACAATGGAAGCCGATAAACCCAGAAGAGAAGAAGCAGTATGACAGGGATTTCCTCCTGGGATTCCAGTTCAGCAGCGCCAGTATGAACAAACCTGAGGGTCTGCCCACCATCAGTGATGTGGTCCTGGACAAG GTGAACAAGACTCCTCTGCGACCTGCTGACCCAGCTCGACTAATTAACGTTGGTCCTGATTTTACTCCCTCATATTTGGGGAATCTTGGGAGCAGATCAGTGGGAGGACCACGAGGCCCA CCTCCTGGGCCACGTCGCTCCCAGCAGGGTCAGCGTAAAGAACCTAGGAAAATCAACATCAGCAGCATGTCCTTCAATGATGACGTGCAACTCAACAAGGCTGAGAAGGCCTGGAAGCCATCAGTGAAGAAGTCCACTCGAAGCCGCTGTGCCGAGGAAACCGAAGAAGATGACACTGAACAGGGCAAGACTCGGGAGCTGTTCAAGCGTCTGCGCAGTATCCTCAACAAGTTGACTCCTCAGAAGTTTCAGGAGCTGATGAAGCAGGTGACGGATCTGGCGATAGACACGGAGGAGAGGCTGAAGGGAGCCATTGACCTCATCTTTGAGAAGGCCATCTCAGAGCCCAACTTCTCTGTGGCCTACGCCAATATGTGCCGCTGCCTTATGGGA TTGAAAGTCCCCACTTCGGACAAGCCAGGAGTTTTTGCCAACTTCCGTAAACTGCTGCTTAACCGCTGTCAGAAAGAGTTTGAGAAGGAccaggatgatgatgagatctttgagaagaagcagaaagagtTGGAGGCTTCCAAAGAT GATGAAGAGCGTGAGCGCTTGAGAGTGGCGCTGAATGATGCCAGAGACCAGGCCCGCCGGCGCTCACTGGGAAACATTAAGTTCATAGGCGAGCTCTTCAAGCTGAAGATGCTGACTGAGGCCATCATGCATGACTGTGTAGTGAAACTACTAAAGAATCACGACCAAGAGTCTCTGGAGTGTCTCTGCAGGCTGTTCTCCACTATTGGAAAAGATCTGGACTTTGAAAAGGCCAAG CCTCGTATGGATCAGTATTTTACCCAGATGGACAAGATcatcaaagagaaaaagacttCATCCAGAATCCGCTTCATGCTGCAAGACGTCGTGGACCTCAGAAAG TGCAACTGGGTGCCTCGCAGAGGAGAACAGGGTCCTAAAACAATTGACCAAATTCACAaggaggcagagatggaggagcacAGGGAGCACATCAAAGTGCAGCAGCTCATATCCAAGGGAGGTggcggtggaggtggaggaggtggaggtggtggaggtggtggaggcagGATGGGAGGGGGCATGGGGGGCCGAGGGTCTCACACACCAGGAGGTGGCCGGAATAACCAGCCTCAGGATGAGGGATGGAACACGGTGCCCATCTCCAAGAACAGACCTATCGACACCACCCGCCTTAGCAAGATCACCAAG CCCGGTTCTCTGGACTTCAACAATCAACTGTTGGCTCCAGGAGGCAAAAGCATTGCAGGCAGCTGGGGCAAAGGCAGCAGTGGAGGAACTGGAGCTAAACCAGCCAGTGGAGAGCAAG AGTCTGGTCGTCCAGCTACCAGCACCAACCGATTTTCTGCCCTGCAGTCTGGTTCTTCGTTGTCTACATCCGACTCCGATCGCAGAGTTCCTCAGAG GTCAAGCTCCAGTCGTGAGCGCGGTGGAGACAGGGGCGACCAGAAGGATCGCTTTGACCGATTTGATCGCAATGAGGGACGGGAAGGTCGTGACGACAGGAGCAGCAGTAACCAAATCACAAAGAGAAGCTTCAGCAGAGAGTCGCAGGACCGCGGAGGGAGGGCTGGAGACAGCCGGACCCCGACTGATCCCGTGCGTCGCGTCGCCAGCATGACTGATGACAGGGACAGAGGAAGTCGGGACAGGGGAAGCAGAGACCAAGGAAGCAGAGACCGAGGAAGTGGGGACAGGGGAAGCAGAGACCAAGGAAGCAGAGACCGAGGAAGTCGGGACAGGGGAAGCAGAGACCAAGGAAGCAGAGACCGAGGAAGTCGGGACAGGGTTCCAAGCAAAGATCTCACAG CTAAGCGTGAGAGCgcccccactcctcctccttctctccctaAACCTACTTTGactgaggaggagctggagaagaaggCCAATGCCATCGTTGAAGAATACCTCCACATTAATGACTTGAAG GAGGCGCTGCAGTGTGTGGCAGAGCTCAACAGTGCCTCGCTGCTGTACGTGTTTGTGCGGAACGGCGTGGAGTCAACGCTGGAGCGCAGCACAATCGCTAGAGAGCGCATGGGCCACTTGCTGCACCAACTTATAAAGGCAGGGACATTGCCCACACCGCAGTGCTACAAAGG GCTAGAAGAGATCCTGGAGGCAGCCGAAGACATGGCCATAGATATACCTCACATATGGCTCTACCTGGCTGAACTCATTACCCCCCTGCTCCATGAGGGAGGCATCCCTATGGGACAGCTCTTCAG GGAGATCTCAaagcctctcctccctctgggGAAGGCCGCTGTGCTGCTGGTTCAGATCCTTAAGCTGCTCTGCGACGGAATG ACCCCTAAGAAGGTCGGGGCCATGTGGACAGAGGACGGGCTGAGCTGGAGTGACTTCTTGCCCAAGGACGAGGACGTCAACAAGTTTGTCACTGAACAG AAGGTGGATTTCACCACAGGAGAAATGACGGAGTCAGTGgaagaggatgaaaagaaaaccctgAGTGGAGAAGAGCTCAGTAAACAGCTGGACAGACTCCTCGAGGAAAAGGCTGACGACCAGCGCGTCGGAGACTGGGTAGAG gCCAACTTGGACGAGGCGCAGGCGACTTCTAACCAGTTCGTACGAGCATTGATGACCGCAGTGTGCCAGTCCGCCATCATAT GTGACAACCCGTACAGGGTGGATCCAAGTCAGATCAAGCTGAGAGCCAGTCTTCTGCAGAAATACCTGTGTGACGAGCAGAAAGAGCTGCAGGCCCTTTGCGCCCTCCAGGCTCTGATGGTGCACATGGAGCAGCCTGCGA